A genome region from Eurosta solidaginis isolate ZX-2024a chromosome 2, ASM4086904v1, whole genome shotgun sequence includes the following:
- the lmgB gene encoding uncharacterized protein lmgB, translating to MRLAQERLREREMDSELNKLHLPGLPPLPKSLSTAAAAGVSSAASSAAHSNTASPLNHNLHHSAFHGVGDVELFLGPSTSAQATTHNHYRHGSLSSTQESLSDRESIHSRASSSHSSHHTPTNTYTDNGGTSASSIRDGGSGGSGNSSASTTTLDTQLAILRREMYGLRQLDLSLLSQLWALNESIQGFRVFLQEQETLSPPSPSPTPSDTNSLTSEAEEESYSAQPLKLVAHPMPVVPALPPGGSSISHASTSSASGTSGSSSATSSMGKHGGGVGMSMGGMPLPPAPQKTHPQLPRILQQRMRRAPPPPPPTARPKMAAQVPQRPL from the coding sequence ATGAGATTAGCACAGGAACGTTTGCGTGAGCGTGAAATGGATAgcgaattaaataaattacactTGCCTGGTCTACCGCCACTGCCAAAAAGTTTAAGCACAGCTGCAGCTGCCGGTGTCTCATCCGCCGCCTCATCGGCGGCGCATTCGAATACAGCATCACCGCTTAATCACAACCTTCATCATAGTGCATTTCATGGTGTCGGCGATGTAGAACTCTTTTTGGGTCCTTCCACATCGGCGCAAGCAACCACACATAATCACTATCGTCATGGTAGTCTCTCATCGACGCAGGAATCGTTAAGCGATCGCGAAAGTATACATAGTCGCGCCTCTTCCTCGCACAGTAGTCATCATACGCCAACAAATACATACACCGATAATGGTGGTACATCGGCTAGTTCGATACGTGATGGTGGTAGCGGCGGCAGTGGTAACAGTAGCGCAAGTACTACCACACTAGACACGCAATTAGCTATTCTACGACGTGAAATGTATGGCTTGCGACAATTAGATTTATCTTTACTCTCACAACTGTGGGCACTCAACGAATCAATTCAGGGATTTCGTGTTTTTCTACAAGAACAAGAAACACTTTCACCTCCGTCGCCGTCACCCACGCCATCTGACACAAATTCACTAACATCCGAGGCAGAGGAGGAATCATACTCTGCACAACCTTTAAAGTTAGTCGCTCATCCCATGCCTGTAGTACCAGCTTTACCACCTGGTGGTTCGAGTATATCGCATGCATCAACTAGCTCGGCCTCAGGTACATCAGGCTCTTCATCAGCGACCTCTTCGATGGGCAaacatggtggtggtgttggtaTGAGTATGGGTGGTATGCCTTTACCACCTGCGCCACAAAAGACACATCCACAGCTGCCACGTATTTTGCAGCAACGTATGCGGCGTGCACCgccgccaccaccaccaacaGCAAGACCTAAAATGGCAGCGCAAGTGCCACAAAGACCTCTCTGA
- the lmgA gene encoding anaphase-promoting complex subunit 11 yields the protein MKLTIKSWTGVATWRWIANDENCGICRMSFESTCPECSLPGDDCPLVWGVCSHCFHMHCIVKWLNLQTMNKQCPMCRQSWKFNIH from the exons ATGAAATTAACAATTAAATCATGGACTGGAGTGGCTACTTGGCGTTGGATTGCAAATGATGAAAACTGCGGCATCTGTCGAATGTCTTTTGAAA GTACCTGTCCGGAGTGTTCGCTGCCAGGTGACGATTGTCCATTAGTGTGGGGCGTATGCTCGCATTGTTTTCATATGCACTGCATTGTTAAGTGGTTGAATTTACAAACAATGAATAAGCAATGCCCAATGTGTCGTCAAAGTTGGAAGTTTAATATACATTAA